Part of the Petrotoga sp. 9PW.55.5.1 genome, CCTGCATCTGTTAATTCTCTCCAACCTGTATCTGGCATAACAACTATCGCCCTTTTTCCTGCAAAGTACGCTTCTTTTTGTAATCCTCCACTGTCTGTTATAACAAAAAGGCTTTTTTGAACTAGCCCCATCATACTTAAATAATCAAGAGGTTCTACC contains:
- a CDS encoding UDP-N-acetylglucosamine 2-epimerase produces the protein VEPLDYLSMMGLVQKSLFVITDSGGLQKEAYFAGKRAIVVMPDTGWRELTDAGWNILSKADEIKDKMGCIINNEIDSKTKNIYGDGNSGKKIAGLIKAF